The Planococcus liqunii genome includes a region encoding these proteins:
- a CDS encoding STAS domain-containing protein, with protein MTTTSQFNGLPLPAYTLDRQLVITEGSAEAIELFGDCRIFTDIVDEESLKKAKTLLSSEVLQPKFELNFISRKGELLLADVYGKRSDSGSLSLVVVPKDNQLERVANQLAKLRERLRETDYDLFLEKERTVELLQRVSELSAPYIQLDTNRLLVPLFGDLTEEQVQAFSPRLLANIYETRAETVIFDLTAMGKITDGGLQQLADLLQSLMIMGTASIFTGVKPEHAKQLHQMQAKLPMRFLSSLQEVLSSNRRTS; from the coding sequence ATGACTACGACATCTCAATTTAATGGATTGCCGCTCCCGGCATATACACTGGATCGCCAGCTGGTCATCACCGAAGGCTCAGCAGAAGCGATTGAGCTATTTGGCGACTGCCGGATTTTCACCGATATTGTCGATGAAGAAAGTCTGAAAAAAGCAAAAACCCTATTAAGTTCCGAAGTTCTTCAACCAAAATTTGAGCTTAATTTTATTTCCCGAAAAGGCGAGCTGCTTTTGGCGGATGTTTATGGGAAACGGAGTGATTCAGGAAGCCTTTCGCTCGTTGTTGTGCCTAAAGACAATCAATTGGAGCGTGTGGCAAACCAACTGGCCAAACTGCGCGAAAGGCTCCGGGAGACGGATTATGATCTGTTCCTGGAAAAAGAACGCACGGTCGAACTGCTTCAAAGGGTAAGCGAATTATCCGCTCCGTATATTCAATTAGACACAAACCGTCTGCTGGTGCCGTTGTTCGGCGATTTGACGGAAGAGCAGGTGCAGGCATTCTCTCCGCGGCTGTTGGCGAACATTTACGAAACCCGGGCAGAAACCGTAATTTTTGATTTAACCGCGATGGGGAAAATTACAGACGGCGGCCTTCAGCAGTTGGCTGATTTGCTGCAATCTTTGATGATTATGGGGACAGCCAGCATTTTTACAGGTGTCAAACCGGAACATGCCAAGCAGCTGCATCAGATGCAGGCGAAGCTGCCGATGCGTTTTCTTTCTTCGCTGCAAGAAGTCTTGTCGTCCAACCGACGGACAAGCTGA
- a CDS encoding cobalamin B12-binding domain-containing protein: MIQPIQLADLFLEGEDMEALRHIRFFLDQHSRKELFDHLLTPAMYHIGSLWENNEITVADEHLATAICDFVVSAVDNREMAEKGLERKVMVLGPEGEDHYIGLKMVSSLFRDHGWSVKYMGPNLPLPHALEAAEKWQPDVVALSAALVYRLPVLKTYAQAFLALPSKPAVLIGGRAVNVSNVNSLRSTGAMVIQDLSQLELWLKTGEKPRNDYDISI; the protein is encoded by the coding sequence ATGATTCAACCCATTCAATTAGCGGATTTGTTTTTGGAAGGCGAAGATATGGAAGCGTTGCGCCACATCCGTTTCTTCCTCGATCAGCACAGCCGCAAAGAATTATTCGACCATTTGCTGACACCGGCAATGTATCATATTGGCTCTTTATGGGAAAACAATGAAATAACAGTAGCGGATGAGCATTTAGCGACAGCCATATGTGATTTTGTTGTATCCGCTGTGGACAATCGTGAAATGGCAGAAAAAGGGCTGGAAAGAAAAGTGATGGTTCTTGGTCCCGAAGGGGAAGACCATTACATCGGCCTAAAAATGGTCTCCAGCCTTTTTCGTGACCATGGCTGGTCAGTGAAATACATGGGCCCGAACCTTCCGTTGCCGCATGCTTTGGAAGCTGCGGAAAAATGGCAGCCTGATGTCGTCGCTTTATCGGCGGCACTTGTTTACAGGCTGCCTGTTTTAAAAACTTATGCACAAGCGTTTTTGGCATTGCCGTCAAAACCTGCTGTTTTAATTGGTGGACGGGCGGTCAATGTTTCCAATGTGAACTCTTTGAGAAGCACAGGTGCGATGGTTATACAAGATTTAAGCCAGTTGGAACTCTGGCTGAAGACGGGAGAGAAGCCGCGCAATGACTACGACATCTCAATTTAA